Sequence from the Epinephelus moara isolate mb chromosome 19, YSFRI_EMoa_1.0, whole genome shotgun sequence genome:
TCGTAGCTTtcactaattattattattattattattattattatcattttgtggtaaaaaaaaaaaaaggcagtaaaaaaaatcaaatattcttTTAATTCACTATTTTTTTGTaagaaaaatatacatttttttgtgaaacaAACATTTGGCTCATTTTTCACTGAAGCATTTATTACAGGAAGCTTTAGTTAACATACATTATCCTGTTTCTCATTTAGTTTTTCTTACAATAAAAGGCCAGATTTAAATCTCAATTTGTGTGCCAAGCAGGGCCGTAGCAACAAATGCTGGGTCCTGTACTgaagcagtctctgtgggccccccaCCATTCCTCTCTAgatccatctctctctcatgcatggatggattactgggCACAGGTCCAGGGGCTCAAAGTGTTTGGGACCCCCTAGCCTTcacctttaaaatgtcaaatgttacaCGTTATATGTACTGACCAAGAAGAAACTCAGactgaccacaaagagacacaaatccacaaaacaatgTGTAACgattacaaagagatgcaaaaccaccacaaagtctgcgTGTGTCGCCCCTTTAGCCTCAAAATCTGCCCATGCTCTCGTGCAGCTTTTGAAATTTTCTTTTACAAAGCAAGTTTGCTTTGTTTGCCTTTTTGGAACCCCAATTTCTCTTTCTTGGGAGAAGACATGACAACGTACGTTGGTCCTCCACCAGCATTAGCAGTCACTAACTCAGCTCTAGCTATGTTTAGAGACAAAACCCCTGTCTGTTTAAAGTGGTAATATCATGTTGTCATGCTACCTCTCCATTCTGTATATGAGGTTCGAAAGCAAAATGGGaatggaggtagtaacagcgccaaaaCGGTGTGTGTATAAGCAGCATATCTAGCAGGATAGGACCAAGGGCAggatgggtgtgacattttgatgatgcGTGTGACCCACTGCAGGAGATTAAAAAGctgctagcagcagttagcggctaactcaaagaaatgGTAAGAACAATGAGGTCctggagctccttaccctccaagcagaggatgagatcatcAACCATATTCAGgcaaatgattgttattgacacgTTGATGTCATTGTAGTTTAGAAAGCATTGCTGCATAAGTTTTATGTCACACAAGCGGCCGACACTGTTGTGCTACATGTCACACCTTTGACACCTCTGTTGATTGTGGAAAGCCATAATGCCATGTATTATTACACCCTGAAGCAGCATCATGCTGCCATTGTttagttctgtgtaaaaatgcaaaggaggcataaagaagggactttgtagcagctCTATAGCGAGATCGCTATGTAAAAAGGGGTGAAGTCTAGTGCAGGGGGCGGACTAAACTATTCTGCTCCTTTAAAGGATGAAGGGGGGCCCTCACCTCAGAGGGCTTCCCactatttagttttttatacaaATTTCAGTTTTTCGGTcgatttattcagccaattttaatttattattatggCATTAATGAggtagaattttttttttaaatgcaaacaaaaaaaaagtttaagatCAGTACATTTAATAGGAGTGACACTCcagtcaagttttttttaaacaatttggCTCAGATTTGGGGAAtaaatgttgtttatttaattttactacttttattttattttattttactctatattgtattttgttttgttttactttacttaattattttatttgattttactttttaagttttgtgtgtAATCAGGCTCATATTAGTTTGTACTACAAACTTCCACAGACCCAAGGAGCAGTGCCTGCGGAGTGAGCCATCTTGTTCCCAGACGATCTTTGGCGCTAGCTAAGGGGCTACAGCTACAGGCTGCAGCTAACCAACGACAACCGGAGACCGGGCAGCGTTGTTCTTCGCTCCGGTATGATGCCAGGTGATAGCAACATGACCTCCATGGTTCAGAGAATAGCTCGGCAGGCTCTGGTCACCTTCAGGAACCCGCCTCGGGTCGGCGAAGAGGCGGGTAAATCTTTCCTGGAGAACCAGAGCAAGCTGAAGAGCCTGATGACGGAAGTGCGGGCGGCGGACCTGAAGCTCGTCCCGCGGAGAGCAGACGGCAGCTCGCCCGGCGTGTCCCCTCACCTCCCGTACCACCACGGCGGGCCCCCGGTCACGTATATGCACATCTGCGAGACAGACCACTTCAGCATGGGGGTGTTTCTGCTGAAAAGCGGCGCCTCCATCCCGCTGCACGACCACCCGGGGATGCACGGCATGCTCAAAGTTATGTACGGCAAGGTCAGGATCAGCTGCTTCGACAAGCTGGAGCGCCCGGCCGGCAGCACGCAGGCGGCGCCGCCGCTGCCCCCGCTGCCCCCGGCCCAGGTGGGCGCTCTGCGCCGCTACCTGCGCCGCTCCACCAATGAGTTAACGGAGGAGAGCGGCCCGTGCGTCCTCTTCCCCGACCGGGACAACCTCCACCAGATCGACGCCGTGGACGGCCCCACGGCGTTCATGGACATCCTGGCCCCGCCGTACGACCCGGACGAGGGCAGAGACTGTCACTATTACAAGGTCCTGACAGAAGCGGAGGTTAAAGAcacagagcagaaggagaaggaggtCTGGCTCATGGAGATTTCACAGCCGCCGGATTTCTGGTGCGGAGGGGAGCCGTACCCGGGCCCGGAGGTCTGCCTCTGATCCACCTGACTGACCTGCTGCAACATGTCATCTTTTCGTCGGGCTGGTCTGGTGTGTGCATCCTGTAGTGGCACAAGGCCGGAGCTTTGGGACGGACAACCTGTGCTAAATGAAGGGTCAATCTGAATCAATAATCCATGTGTCAGCAGCGTTAGGGAGCCAGAATGTAACTGAACAGGTGAAACCACACAGCTCAACTCCAGGTGACCTCATTGTCAGGTGTTGTTAGTGCTGCCCTGCCATGGTGGAGAGCTGCAACTTTCACAGGTGAAATATAATCCATTTCACTTGAGCAAAAATTGGAGCCCCAGGCAGCACTAAACCAACATCCTGTTAGTGCTGTGATcaccctgtgtgtctgtgtagagCATATTATTGCCAGAAAAGAAAGCAGCTAGGTGAgtaattgtacttttactgcacttACTGGTTGTCTTTAGTATGGGGAAACCAAATTACACTCACCAGATGTTACTTTTACCCCCAGAAAGAGACGGAAACACATTTTCATGATGCGTTTCTTTACTTAGTCCTTAATTCTCTGAGGTTATCATGTTCATTTTGGCATTGTCATGTCCAAAATTTCCTCAGTCATGTGGGAGAAGATGTTTAAAAGCAAGTCAATGTGTAACTTTGACCTTTGGTCTTAAAGAAAATACTGCACAGTCACAGATGAGTGACAGGGTGTTCAGTCCCTCTGAACACCTCCACCACATGCACATGGCTTCATCAAGCAGATTTAGTTGATTAAAGGTGGTGTCATTTCGCAACCCAACACAGGAGCATATCATCTCTCAGCTGATAGGTTTCAAATCTGAAAAGCACCATAAATGACAGGCTTACAATATGACCCTACAAGGTATTTCTGCACAATGAATGCCAAGAAGTGACAAAATGATGACGTGCAGGGTGCTCGTGCTGTGTTCAAGAAAAGTCAGGAAGTTTGTCACTTGCGTCCTGGTCAAAGTCTGTGCTTCATGTTTCCAAAATAGGCAATATTTCACTTTCAGTAGTACACAGCAATACTTTTAATAACCTCTAAATGTACAACATTTCAGCTTTCAGTATTGCATGAAGTGTCAAACGCTGATATGTATCTAACACGTGCTGCTGCGTCTATATTTACATGCTGCAGCACTGACACATAATAGTTACAGTTCTATTATAATATTCTTGTTAAAACTTCCAGACTTCTGACAGCGTCTTGAACGCAGCATTGAAAACAATTGTCCCAGCCTGAGTTGAGCTGTCTAGGTGGAAGTATCCCGGGACCACGCAGGGGAagtgtgtgtccatgtttttttaactgtcttCCTGCTTCAGGCTTTGTGACGTTCGGATAAAGAACTGTTTGAATCTTCAGGTCTGCTTTTGAAGACTCAAATATATCTTAAACTgctctttatttttctctctctggctctgtggATTAGGACTCTACAAACTGTAAACTGCCTTCTTTTTGTTTCTGGGAAAACGTTTGATCCTCAGGTTTGTTTGTGATTTGTTTCGCAGATGGATTTTTAGGAGATTGAAAGATGTGCACTACGTTATTTGGCCACAAAGTATGAACTGTGTGTGGCTACAACatacagattttaaaaaggGTTTTGTCGCAGTTTGAGGTCAGAATGAATCAGAACTGTTGAATGTGAGGGTTGGGTTTCTAATAAAGTTTATAGAGTGAGAAGTGGGATGATTTCAAGCTCAGCAGCATATAAAGTGAAGCTGTAAGCACTTACAGTAACGTAACAATATGGTTCAGTGTAGGTTTAATTCAAAAATGCATGTATACATATAGTCATAATAAAATCTCAGCAAAGTTTTGGAAAATGGGACTTTTTCAGATAAGTTTAATTTCAAACTAAGGCGTACTTTGGAAAACAACTTGCTGCACAGTGAATAAGACTGACGGGCTGTTTGTTGTATGACGGTGGGAATAAAGACCGTGCAGGTCTCCTCATCAGCAGAAAGCTTGTTAAATCAGGCCTGAGTCCAGAATCTGATTGTGTGCTAAATGATCAGTACCTGTATCAATGTTTGTAGCCTGTAATGATGGTTAATATAAAATGTGCTGTTTATTTTGCCTAAGCATGTGTTGTGCTTTATTTGCTTCAGAGTGTGATGAGTCGCTCGGGAAAGCACCTTGATTCCTTCAGGACATTTTTGTAGAAGTGCCGTAAAacttgggacaggcctttaattcctttcacacaaaactgtctCAGTTAAGATGGATAATacgatcaaattgtttatttgaaccagtatgaatattacttgtataaaaataaacatcaattatgaattattaatttGATCCAGCGCCGAAAGACAACGCCTCAGAGAGAAGAAAGTTATGACCCTCGTTTTACTGCACTCGAAAAATATGGTCACGAGCGTACTGACACAACAcgattttatcctgttaaaacaatactcataacttggattcattttttatgaaaaacccttttgattattttgatctgaggacccttacggactaaaggaatacaaATAACTTAGCGGGTTATCAAGGAATAGACGCAAATTTTGACTTTATGAAAGCATCAGAGGAAGGgagtcttgtttttttgtcatggcattaaatctaaatgaattacagtcttctctggtgctcatggtttcagtaaaaccTGACTGAATGATTGATTTTTGAGAATCTAACCAAGCTAatgatgtgtagcatctccatattgacaaaaaaattcaaatatttataCCTGTATGTCTGATATAACTAGCTAATTAGTGTTAGCTCAAGTGGGGAGCCAACAGTCCAGTTTCATACCTCCAAACAGCTTCTATAAAAGTGAACCGCTTGGCCaccagaccaggcttctaattgagacaggcctttatttatcaaaatgtgtagctacaccggGCCAGTAAAAgagactaggcttttaattgaagtatTAGGGTATCTTGTTACTCAGTGTGTCTCTGAACATGTTGGCAAAGTAAAATCTCGTGAATCAA
This genomic interval carries:
- the adob gene encoding 2-aminoethanethiol (cysteamine) dioxygenase b, whose translation is MMPGDSNMTSMVQRIARQALVTFRNPPRVGEEAGKSFLENQSKLKSLMTEVRAADLKLVPRRADGSSPGVSPHLPYHHGGPPVTYMHICETDHFSMGVFLLKSGASIPLHDHPGMHGMLKVMYGKVRISCFDKLERPAGSTQAAPPLPPLPPAQVGALRRYLRRSTNELTEESGPCVLFPDRDNLHQIDAVDGPTAFMDILAPPYDPDEGRDCHYYKVLTEAEVKDTEQKEKEVWLMEISQPPDFWCGGEPYPGPEVCL